In the genome of Croceimicrobium hydrocarbonivorans, one region contains:
- the clpB gene encoding ATP-dependent chaperone ClpB, translated as MDLSKFTIKSQQAVQHAQALAMEMQHQAIQAGHILKGIQEADANILDFFLSKMSVNKDGFNSALGGILKSYPKVEGANQYLDQSANQALLKAMNKAKSLKDDYITLEHLIFGILDGSDTVARMMKDSGLTKEGWEAALKELRKGNQANSASSEEQYNALDKYAKNLNHLAEEGKLDPVIGRDEEIRRVLQILSRRTKNNPILIGEPGVGKTAIAEGMAHRIIKGDVPENLKDKKIYSLDMGALLAGAKYKGEFEERLKAVVKEVTESDGHLVLFIDEIHTLVGAGGGEGAMDAANILKPALARGELRAIGATTLNEYQKYFEKDKALERRFQKVLVTEPDTESAISILRGIKERYETHHKVRIKDEAIIASVELSQRYISDRFLPDKAIDLIDEAASKLRMEINSKPEEIDILDRKIMQLEIELEAIKREGDKDKENLIREELAQLNEERDGLNAKWSSEKSIVEGIQQAKEEIEHLRLSAEQAERAGDYGKVAEIRYGKLQEAEAKLKKFEAEAEDLQNRDALIKEEVDSEDIADVVSRWTGIPVSKMLQSEREKLLRLEQELHKRVVGQEEAIMAVSDAVRRSRAGLQDQNRPIGSFIFFGTTGVGKTELAKALAEFLFDDENAMTRIDMSEYQERHSVSRLIGAPPGYVGYDEGGQLTEAVRRKPYSVVLLDEIEKAHPDVFNILLQVLDEGRLTDNKGRVANFRNTLVIMTSNMGSNLIMERFSEITGANKFQVYEDTRAELMQLLRQTVRPEFLNRIDESIMFLPLEKKDLMQIVRLQLNRVKKQLADQQITLEATDAAVQYLADVGYDPQYGGRPVKRVIQKRVLNELSKKILSGEIHKDEVILLDLDEQESLVFNNATIDLNLD; from the coding sequence ATGGACCTGAGTAAATTCACCATAAAATCCCAACAGGCCGTGCAACATGCACAGGCCCTGGCAATGGAAATGCAGCACCAGGCAATACAGGCTGGTCATATATTAAAAGGAATTCAAGAAGCTGACGCGAATATTCTCGATTTCTTTTTGTCAAAAATGAGCGTCAATAAGGATGGCTTTAATTCGGCATTAGGCGGAATTTTGAAATCCTATCCCAAAGTAGAAGGAGCTAATCAGTATCTGGATCAAAGCGCCAATCAGGCATTATTAAAAGCCATGAACAAGGCGAAGTCTTTAAAAGATGATTACATCACTCTAGAGCATTTGATCTTTGGTATTTTGGATGGTTCTGATACCGTGGCTCGAATGATGAAGGATAGCGGCTTGACCAAAGAGGGTTGGGAAGCAGCTTTAAAGGAGCTGAGGAAAGGCAATCAGGCCAATTCGGCTTCCTCGGAAGAGCAATACAATGCCTTGGACAAATACGCTAAGAACCTTAATCATTTGGCAGAGGAAGGGAAGCTGGATCCGGTAATTGGTCGGGATGAAGAGATTCGTCGTGTTCTTCAAATCTTATCTCGAAGAACCAAAAACAATCCTATACTTATTGGCGAACCCGGTGTAGGTAAAACCGCAATTGCCGAAGGCATGGCGCATCGAATTATTAAAGGGGATGTCCCGGAGAATCTCAAGGACAAAAAGATTTACAGTCTTGATATGGGAGCCCTGCTGGCAGGTGCTAAGTACAAGGGTGAATTTGAGGAACGACTGAAAGCAGTAGTAAAAGAGGTCACCGAAAGTGATGGTCACTTAGTGCTCTTTATTGATGAGATCCACACCTTGGTTGGTGCGGGTGGAGGAGAAGGTGCTATGGATGCTGCCAATATCCTAAAGCCCGCCTTGGCCAGAGGAGAACTTCGCGCTATAGGAGCGACCACTCTTAATGAGTATCAAAAGTATTTTGAGAAGGATAAAGCCCTGGAGCGTCGTTTCCAGAAGGTCTTGGTAACTGAACCTGATACGGAATCAGCAATTTCCATATTACGCGGTATTAAAGAACGCTATGAAACTCACCATAAGGTGCGGATTAAGGATGAGGCAATTATAGCTTCAGTTGAATTATCCCAACGCTATATTTCCGATCGCTTTCTTCCTGATAAAGCCATTGACTTGATCGATGAGGCGGCTTCTAAACTGCGAATGGAGATTAATTCCAAACCAGAAGAGATTGATATCCTCGATCGCAAGATCATGCAATTGGAGATAGAATTAGAAGCGATCAAAAGGGAAGGGGATAAGGACAAGGAAAATCTTATTCGCGAAGAACTGGCCCAATTAAATGAGGAGCGTGATGGCCTGAATGCGAAATGGAGTTCTGAGAAATCTATTGTAGAAGGAATTCAGCAGGCTAAAGAGGAGATTGAACATTTACGCCTCAGCGCAGAGCAAGCTGAAAGAGCCGGTGATTATGGTAAAGTTGCGGAGATCCGCTATGGTAAATTGCAGGAGGCCGAAGCTAAATTGAAGAAATTCGAGGCGGAAGCAGAGGATTTGCAGAACCGTGATGCTCTTATTAAAGAAGAAGTAGATTCTGAGGATATTGCTGATGTGGTAAGTCGCTGGACCGGTATTCCCGTTAGTAAAATGCTGCAATCGGAACGTGAGAAGTTATTGCGACTAGAGCAGGAGCTACACAAAAGGGTAGTGGGCCAGGAAGAGGCCATTATGGCGGTAAGTGATGCGGTACGACGCAGCAGAGCTGGTTTACAGGATCAGAATCGTCCGATCGGAAGCTTTATCTTCTTTGGTACCACCGGAGTAGGTAAAACAGAGCTGGCCAAGGCCCTGGCGGAATTCTTGTTTGATGATGAAAATGCCATGACTCGCATTGATATGAGCGAGTATCAGGAGCGTCATTCTGTAAGCCGCTTGATTGGTGCACCTCCCGGATATGTGGGATATGATGAAGGTGGGCAGCTTACCGAAGCCGTGCGCCGTAAACCTTATTCCGTGGTACTACTGGATGAAATTGAAAAGGCGCATCCCGATGTATTCAATATCCTCTTACAGGTATTGGATGAAGGTCGACTCACGGATAATAAGGGTAGGGTTGCCAATTTCAGGAATACGCTGGTGATTATGACCTCGAACATGGGTTCCAATTTGATTATGGAACGCTTCAGTGAAATAACTGGGGCCAATAAATTTCAGGTTTATGAAGATACTCGTGCAGAGCTCATGCAATTGTTACGTCAAACGGTAAGGCCTGAGTTCTTAAATCGGATTGATGAAAGCATTATGTTCCTTCCTCTGGAGAAAAAGGATCTGATGCAGATTGTACGATTGCAATTAAATAGAGTGAAAAAGCAATTGGCAGATCAACAAATTACTTTGGAGGCAACTGATGCGGCAGTGCAGTATTTAGCAGATGTGGGATATGACCCGCAATATGGTGGTCGTCCGGTGAAGAGAGTGATTCAAAAACGAGTGCTGAATGAATTATCCAAGAAGATTCTATCCGGAGAAATTCATAAAGACGAGGTCATCCTCCTGGATTTGGATGAACAAGAATCGCTGGTATTCAATAATGCCACTATCGATCTGAATTTAGATTAA
- a CDS encoding S8 family serine peptidase, translating to MKKLILLGLLFCGQILSAQNTESQKPILFLNETVGADAIDNGRNISFSSYRYVLVQHTNLKVGQDLFGFETLDYIPHNAAFARVSQANYAQAKANLENAGGRVFNLKDAWRLSKPLYTHNYNEWAWAADGQSLILWVQYFPGISHLNVLQNLQSQGIEILDQKESDRRFEIVLDPEQMDLLLDMGCLQYIEEKYAPGEPENYQAGTNHRVNFLQQAQFNGGLNYDGSGIMVAHNDAGGIVDHIDFKGRFTSGSPLSAGSDHGDHTAGTIAGAGNGDPQARGMAPGVDMFYHEYPVNLNDADNLYSSINARLTSNSFSNGCNGGYSTWSQQLDKDAYDNPNMLHVFSSGNNGSQTCSNNYGAGIGWGNITGGHKQAKNVVTVGNVTHTDGLANSSSRGPATDGRIKPDVCAVGTDVNSTSDLRGPNGYEIKTGTSMACPGVTGTLAVLMQAYKDLNGGSEAHGSLLKGVLMNTADDLGNAGPDYRYGYGRINARRAYEVLENGWFTTDSVGTGDSATFTFNIPANTAQARFMVIWPDRQASPAAARDLVNDLDMEVTIGGNTYQPWVLNPAPNATTLNSLATRQRDSLNNIEQVTLDNPAAGSASVKIKGYNVPTGGDQRFFVIAYYESTELILTYPNEGMAFPTGHSELIRWDNAANTSHTVEYSLDGGTNWFMVNTTANARQVNWVVPNVVSDNVFIRVRNANDTVMVGPMTIIQIPAPINIIAACPDSVHLDWNDVNGASGYVVYKLGAKYMDSVDYVTVSDAWISHNPTVVDWFAVASVVNDTSVGFRSNAIEKSPGVFNCAVPTDIVLEQVLNPGKAELPNCVSTGDSDIPVLLIRNTGTNTVSGIDVGFRRIGTSGASVETINRSLNPGDTLIYNFQNNRVNLLNNVNLNYEFWAKTSGDGNAFNDSLKANFRIVGSASTTVQVPYSQDFESFTRCVENITCEAVTCPLTDGWYNYQNLVGDFIDFRTWSGPTTSSGTGPNLDFNPGTSNGQYLYLEASGDCDSAEAMVVTPCIDLSSTARPHATIYYHMNGTEMGRLAVDLYDGYRWYLDVAPAVVGNQGSQWQPLTVDLSAHVGKTISIRYRGKTGSGFSSDIAIDDFSVVDSSGIGMNEEVLASGLRIYPNPANGLYHLSSAHPIQIHTMVRISDLSGALIWEAPFNTNSGNEMEIDIRDRAAGVYLLEITNDEFRSTMQLVKE from the coding sequence ATGAAGAAATTGATACTTCTCGGACTACTATTTTGTGGCCAAATCCTCTCTGCCCAAAATACCGAAAGTCAAAAACCAATTCTATTTCTAAACGAAACTGTTGGAGCCGATGCCATTGACAATGGTCGAAATATCAGCTTTAGCTCTTACCGTTATGTCCTTGTTCAGCATACAAATTTGAAGGTTGGACAGGATTTATTTGGTTTTGAAACCCTTGATTATATCCCTCATAATGCCGCCTTTGCTCGGGTAAGCCAAGCAAACTATGCTCAAGCAAAAGCCAATTTGGAAAATGCCGGGGGTAGAGTTTTCAATTTGAAAGATGCCTGGCGTTTATCTAAACCTCTCTATACTCATAATTATAATGAGTGGGCCTGGGCCGCAGATGGTCAAAGTTTAATTCTGTGGGTACAATACTTCCCAGGAATCAGCCATTTGAATGTGCTTCAAAACTTACAAAGTCAGGGCATTGAGATTCTCGATCAGAAAGAAAGTGACCGTCGCTTTGAAATCGTACTCGATCCAGAGCAAATGGACCTACTTCTTGATATGGGCTGTCTTCAGTATATCGAGGAGAAGTATGCTCCGGGAGAACCTGAAAACTATCAGGCTGGAACCAACCACCGAGTAAACTTTTTACAGCAAGCACAATTCAATGGTGGATTGAATTATGACGGAAGCGGAATTATGGTGGCGCATAATGATGCGGGTGGTATTGTCGATCATATCGATTTTAAAGGTCGCTTTACGAGTGGCTCTCCTCTATCAGCAGGTTCTGATCACGGTGATCATACCGCGGGTACCATTGCAGGTGCTGGGAACGGAGATCCTCAAGCAAGAGGAATGGCTCCAGGAGTGGACATGTTTTATCACGAATATCCCGTTAATTTAAATGATGCTGATAATTTATACAGCAGTATTAATGCGCGCTTAACCTCAAACTCCTTCTCCAATGGTTGTAATGGTGGCTACAGCACCTGGTCTCAGCAATTGGATAAAGATGCCTATGACAACCCCAATATGTTACATGTTTTTTCATCTGGTAATAATGGCAGCCAAACTTGTAGCAATAATTACGGAGCCGGAATCGGCTGGGGAAATATTACCGGTGGACATAAACAAGCTAAGAATGTAGTTACCGTAGGGAATGTTACTCACACCGATGGATTAGCCAATTCTAGCAGTCGCGGACCCGCAACTGATGGCCGTATTAAGCCGGATGTTTGTGCGGTGGGAACAGATGTAAATTCTACCTCTGATCTACGAGGACCTAATGGCTACGAAATTAAAACGGGTACTTCTATGGCCTGCCCTGGAGTGACTGGAACTTTAGCGGTATTAATGCAAGCTTATAAAGACTTAAACGGAGGTTCAGAAGCACATGGTTCTTTATTAAAAGGCGTATTGATGAATACTGCCGATGATTTGGGAAATGCAGGACCGGATTACCGTTATGGCTACGGACGTATTAATGCTCGTCGTGCTTATGAAGTATTGGAAAATGGCTGGTTTACTACCGATAGTGTAGGCACTGGTGATTCCGCTACTTTCACTTTCAATATCCCTGCCAATACAGCTCAAGCTCGCTTCATGGTTATTTGGCCGGATCGCCAAGCATCACCTGCCGCAGCTCGCGATTTGGTAAATGATTTAGACATGGAAGTTACGATTGGTGGGAACACTTACCAGCCTTGGGTTTTAAACCCCGCGCCTAATGCCACTACCTTGAACAGCCTGGCTACTCGTCAACGCGATTCCTTAAACAATATCGAGCAAGTGACATTGGATAATCCAGCAGCTGGTAGTGCCTCTGTGAAAATTAAAGGATATAATGTTCCTACCGGTGGAGATCAGCGCTTTTTCGTAATTGCCTATTACGAAAGCACCGAGTTGATTTTAACCTATCCCAATGAAGGTATGGCCTTCCCAACGGGACATTCAGAGTTAATCCGTTGGGATAATGCAGCCAATACCAGTCATACAGTTGAATACTCATTAGATGGTGGCACAAACTGGTTTATGGTTAACACAACCGCAAATGCTCGCCAGGTAAATTGGGTGGTTCCCAATGTAGTAAGCGATAATGTATTCATAAGAGTACGCAATGCAAACGATACCGTTATGGTAGGTCCAATGACCATCATACAAATTCCAGCTCCTATTAACATTATCGCCGCATGTCCAGATAGCGTGCATTTAGATTGGAATGATGTGAATGGTGCTAGTGGCTATGTAGTGTACAAACTTGGCGCTAAATACATGGACTCAGTAGACTATGTAACAGTGTCTGATGCCTGGATATCTCATAATCCTACCGTAGTGGATTGGTTTGCAGTAGCCTCTGTGGTTAATGATACCTCTGTAGGTTTCCGCTCAAATGCCATTGAGAAAAGCCCTGGTGTATTTAATTGTGCAGTACCTACCGATATTGTTTTGGAGCAAGTTCTGAACCCCGGAAAAGCAGAATTACCTAACTGTGTAAGCACTGGTGACAGTGACATTCCTGTATTATTAATTCGCAATACCGGAACTAATACAGTAAGTGGTATCGACGTAGGATTCCGTCGTATCGGTACTAGCGGAGCAAGTGTTGAAACCATTAATCGCAGTTTAAATCCTGGTGATACCTTGATTTATAATTTCCAGAACAATCGGGTGAACCTGCTTAATAATGTGAACTTAAACTATGAGTTCTGGGCCAAGACTAGTGGCGATGGAAATGCCTTTAATGATTCTTTAAAAGCTAATTTCCGTATTGTCGGTAGCGCTTCAACCACCGTACAAGTCCCTTACAGCCAGGATTTTGAAAGCTTCACCAGATGTGTGGAAAACATTACTTGCGAGGCAGTTACATGCCCTCTAACTGATGGCTGGTATAATTATCAAAACCTGGTCGGTGACTTCATTGATTTCCGAACCTGGAGTGGTCCAACCACCAGTTCCGGTACCGGTCCTAATTTGGATTTCAATCCAGGTACCAGCAATGGTCAATACTTATACCTAGAAGCTTCGGGTGATTGTGACAGTGCAGAGGCCATGGTTGTTACTCCTTGTATTGATCTATCATCAACCGCTCGTCCGCATGCCACCATTTACTATCATATGAATGGTACTGAAATGGGAAGATTGGCGGTAGATTTATACGATGGTTATCGTTGGTATCTTGATGTAGCGCCAGCTGTGGTTGGAAACCAAGGTTCGCAATGGCAGCCCTTAACTGTTGACTTAAGCGCACATGTAGGTAAAACCATCAGTATTCGATATCGCGGAAAAACTGGAAGTGGCTTTAGTAGTGATATTGCCATTGATGATTTCTCTGTAGTTGACAGTTCTGGTATTGGAATGAATGAGGAAGTTTTAGCTTCAGGATTACGTATCTACCCTAACCCAGCTAATGGCTTGTATCATTTAAGTAGTGCCCATCCAATCCAAATCCATACTATGGTTCGCATTAGCGATTTAAGTGGCGCTTTGATTTGGGAAGCTCCATTTAATACCAATAGTGGAAACGAAATGGAAATTGATATCCGCGATCGTGCTGCGGGTGTTTATCTTTTAGAAATCACTAATGATGAATTCCGTTCTACCATGCAATTGGTGAAAGAATAA
- a CDS encoding PIG-L family deacetylase has protein sequence MRKIVFSLALSLYSILSIAQATASSAILHHVHQLQNPLRVLYLAAHPDDENTRMISWLANDIGAQTAYLSLTRGDGGQNLIGTELGAELGILRTQELMQARNLDGGQQFFSRAVDFGYSKNPEETFEHWDKEQVLSDVVRVIRYFRPHIIITRFPPDSRAGHGHHTASAMLALEAFDKAADPKAFKETNLEAWQVSRIFWNHSSWWEPKLDSIAANDPTYYVVDVGTYVPELGLSCNELASYSRSQHKSQGFGVAVDRGSQNEYLKLMKGEAPESSIFAGLPMNWKDYGYPDIAEGLAAIEANFDPQAPYKSLEAILDLHAKLRMNAGKRILESRYLVDQLNQLAAECIGLKLEILAENEYVVGGEKPKYTARAIQRSPLPIQIEKLSEWKSEYKAKTGPVDLSTNVLMEAPLQGDILDDEMVSSQPYWLRAPYEDMFSTPVADWQLKPETAPYGGAQVSVYYKEKAFSLYVPVRYKFSDRVDGEIERPLMIVPELTVKSNTAKLFFLDDQAQELNLDFRAFKAGKYSISLMTEGWEISPSSFELNFEAKGDWQTQKLSIKPKMGAGPTSLIVLQQKKEGEETQLIPLQNLVEIDYPHIDKRMVLENPGISLYPLNLKKKGEKVAYIVGAGDKVPEALVQMGYEVTILDEQSMRETDLSQFQAVLLGIRAYNTQDWLWQRQEQLMNYVKAGGNVIVQYNTRARNFQGTDFAPYPFSISRERVTEEKAEVRFTDAEHPLLNRPNKIVKADFDNWVQERGLYFADSWDEAYTTPLAWHDKGEPDRLGGLLIANYGQGAFMYTGISFFRELPAGVSGAYRLLANMISYETGNP, from the coding sequence ATGCGTAAAATAGTATTCTCGCTGGCCTTGAGTTTGTATTCAATTCTGAGTATTGCTCAAGCGACCGCTTCCTCTGCCATATTACACCATGTTCATCAATTGCAAAACCCCTTAAGGGTACTCTATTTAGCCGCTCATCCGGATGATGAAAATACCCGCATGATTTCATGGTTGGCGAATGATATTGGTGCCCAAACTGCCTATTTGAGCCTTACACGAGGTGATGGTGGTCAAAATTTGATTGGAACAGAGCTGGGAGCTGAGCTTGGGATTTTACGTACCCAAGAATTGATGCAAGCTCGAAACCTGGATGGTGGACAACAGTTTTTTAGTCGGGCGGTAGATTTTGGATACAGCAAGAATCCTGAGGAAACTTTCGAGCATTGGGATAAAGAACAAGTTTTAAGTGATGTAGTGCGAGTAATTCGTTATTTCCGCCCTCATATCATAATCACCCGCTTTCCACCGGATTCCAGAGCTGGTCATGGTCATCATACTGCCAGTGCGATGTTGGCTTTGGAGGCCTTCGACAAAGCCGCCGACCCTAAAGCTTTTAAGGAAACCAATTTGGAGGCCTGGCAGGTAAGTCGGATTTTCTGGAACCACAGTTCTTGGTGGGAACCAAAATTAGATAGCATCGCAGCCAATGATCCTACTTATTATGTGGTAGATGTTGGCACCTACGTTCCTGAATTAGGCTTGTCTTGTAATGAATTGGCGAGTTACAGTCGTAGTCAGCATAAAAGCCAGGGTTTTGGAGTGGCTGTGGATCGTGGTAGCCAGAATGAGTATTTGAAACTCATGAAAGGAGAGGCTCCTGAATCCAGCATTTTTGCGGGTTTACCCATGAATTGGAAGGATTATGGTTACCCTGATATTGCAGAAGGACTGGCGGCCATCGAAGCCAATTTCGACCCTCAGGCTCCTTATAAATCTTTGGAGGCCATTTTGGATTTGCATGCAAAGCTTCGCATGAACGCAGGTAAACGAATTTTAGAAAGTCGCTATTTAGTCGATCAACTTAATCAATTGGCTGCTGAATGTATTGGCTTGAAATTGGAAATTCTGGCTGAGAATGAATACGTGGTGGGAGGCGAAAAGCCTAAATACACGGCTAGAGCCATTCAACGCAGTCCCTTGCCCATTCAAATCGAAAAACTATCAGAATGGAAGTCTGAGTATAAAGCGAAAACCGGTCCGGTAGATTTAAGCACTAATGTATTGATGGAAGCTCCTCTGCAAGGGGATATTCTGGATGATGAAATGGTGAGCTCCCAACCCTATTGGTTAAGAGCGCCCTATGAAGATATGTTCTCTACTCCGGTAGCCGATTGGCAATTAAAGCCCGAAACTGCTCCTTATGGAGGTGCCCAGGTATCGGTGTATTACAAGGAAAAGGCATTTAGTCTCTATGTTCCTGTTCGCTATAAATTTTCGGATCGGGTGGATGGTGAAATTGAAAGACCTTTAATGATAGTGCCGGAGCTCACGGTAAAGAGTAATACTGCTAAACTCTTTTTCCTGGATGATCAGGCACAAGAATTGAATCTGGATTTTAGAGCATTCAAAGCCGGAAAATACAGCATTAGCTTAATGACCGAAGGATGGGAGATTAGTCCTTCAAGCTTTGAATTGAATTTTGAAGCCAAAGGAGATTGGCAAACCCAAAAGCTCAGCATTAAACCCAAAATGGGAGCCGGGCCTACTTCACTAATTGTTTTGCAACAAAAAAAGGAGGGCGAAGAGACTCAATTAATACCCTTGCAAAATTTAGTGGAGATCGATTATCCCCATATCGACAAACGCATGGTTTTGGAAAACCCGGGCATCAGTCTATACCCCTTAAATCTTAAAAAGAAAGGCGAGAAAGTAGCCTATATAGTTGGGGCGGGTGATAAGGTGCCGGAAGCCTTAGTACAGATGGGCTATGAAGTCACCATCCTCGATGAGCAGAGTATGCGCGAAACCGATTTAAGTCAGTTTCAGGCTGTACTATTAGGTATCCGCGCATATAATACCCAAGATTGGTTATGGCAGCGGCAGGAGCAATTAATGAATTATGTGAAAGCAGGAGGGAATGTGATTGTACAATATAATACCCGCGCTCGAAATTTCCAGGGGACAGATTTTGCCCCATATCCCTTCAGCATTTCCCGCGAGCGGGTTACGGAGGAAAAGGCAGAAGTTCGTTTTACCGATGCCGAACATCCGCTACTCAATCGTCCTAATAAAATCGTGAAAGCAGATTTTGACAATTGGGTTCAAGAAAGAGGACTGTACTTTGCCGATTCTTGGGATGAAGCTTATACCACTCCATTGGCCTGGCATGATAAGGGAGAACCCGATCGCTTAGGTGGATTATTAATTGCAAACTATGGCCAGGGCGCCTTTATGTATACCGGAATTTCATTCTTCCGAGAATTACCAGCCGGTGTATCCGGAGCCTACAGATTATTAGCCAATA